The following proteins are co-located in the Acropora palmata chromosome 11, jaAcrPala1.3, whole genome shotgun sequence genome:
- the LOC141896887 gene encoding peroxisomal 2,4-dienoyl-CoA reductase [(3E)-enoyl-CoA-producing]-like isoform X1, giving the protein MEDTSAALERDLACLDEYDYFFRPDLLSGKVAFITGGGSGIGFTIAEVFMSCRLASNLVGRIALAGRIVLQFYQRFLVLQLGCKKTRNFDRTEVCSSKDGCSKGRKNWNFDQVKEVETALDKALEHFSQIDVLVNGAAGNFLCPASKLSYNGIKTVIDIDTLGTFNLSKAVFNKCFKNNGGGSIINITATLHYNGCPYQCHAGCAKAAIEAMMRHLAVEWGPHGVRVNCVAPGPVADTEGLHRLGKNLDPNFAKKFPLQRLGTRREIADATVFLASGASALMTANTLVVDGGSWMAGFPPLTEMKAHSKL; this is encoded by the exons ATGGAGGACACAAGTGCAGCGCTGGAAAGAGATTTAGCTTGCTTGGATGAGTATGATTACTTTTTCCGGCCTGATCTTCTCTCTGGAAAAGTTGCATTCATCACTGGAGGGGGTTCGGGTATTGGATTTACCATTGCTGAAGTTTTCATGAG ctgccgcctggcgtcaaatttggtgggaagaattgctttggcgggaagaattgttttgcagttttatcaacgcttccttgtacttcaactgg gCTGCaaaaaaactagaaatttTGACAGGACAGAGGTGTGTTCCTCTAAAGATGGATGTTCGAAAG GTAGAAAGAATTGGAATTTCGATCAG gTGAAGGAAGTGGAGACTGCCTTGGACAAGGCCCTGGAACATTTCTCACAAATTGACGTCTTAGTCAATG GGGCAGCAGGAAACTTTCTATGTCCAGCAAGCAAGCTGTCTTACAACGGAATCAAAACTG TTATCGACATAGACACTCTTGGAACTTTCAATTTAAGCAAAGCAGTTTTCAACAAGTGCTTTAAG AACAATGGTGGTGGAAGTATCATAAACATAACAGCCACTCTTCATTACAATGGATGTCCTTATCAG TGCCATGCTGGTTGTGCCAAAGCAGCGATTG AGGCTATGATGAGACATCTTGCAGTGGAGTGGGGCCCACATGGCGTGCGTGTCAATTGTGTCGCTCCAGGACCTGTGGCAGATACTGAAGGTTTACACAGACTTG GAAAGAATCTCGACcccaattttgcaaagaagtTTCCTCTGCAGAGACTAGGTACCCGTCGAGAGATTGCTGATGCCACAGTCTTTCTTGCCAGTGGTGCTTCAGCACTTATGACAGCCAATACCCTGGTTGTAGATGGTGGGAGCTGGATGGCAGGATTTCCTCCCTTGACAGAAATGAAAGCTCACAGCAAATTGTGA
- the LOC141896887 gene encoding peroxisomal 2,4-dienoyl-CoA reductase [(3E)-enoyl-CoA-producing]-like isoform X2, producing the protein MEDTSAALERDLACLDEYDYFFRPDLLSGKVAFITGGGSGIGFTIAEVFMRHQCSTIIVGRKFERLSKAAKKLEILTGQRCVPLKMDVRKVKEVETALDKALEHFSQIDVLVNGAAGNFLCPASKLSYNGIKTVIDIDTLGTFNLSKAVFNKCFKNNGGGSIINITATLHYNGCPYQCHAGCAKAAIEAMMRHLAVEWGPHGVRVNCVAPGPVADTEGLHRLGKNLDPNFAKKFPLQRLGTRREIADATVFLASGASALMTANTLVVDGGSWMAGFPPLTEMKAHSKL; encoded by the exons ATGGAGGACACAAGTGCAGCGCTGGAAAGAGATTTAGCTTGCTTGGATGAGTATGATTACTTTTTCCGGCCTGATCTTCTCTCTGGAAAAGTTGCATTCATCACTGGAGGGGGTTCGGGTATTGGATTTACCATTGCTGAAGTTTTCATGAG ACACCAGTGCTCTACAATAATAGTgggaagaaaatttgaaagactttcaaaa gCTGCaaaaaaactagaaatttTGACAGGACAGAGGTGTGTTCCTCTAAAGATGGATGTTCGAAAG gTGAAGGAAGTGGAGACTGCCTTGGACAAGGCCCTGGAACATTTCTCACAAATTGACGTCTTAGTCAATG GGGCAGCAGGAAACTTTCTATGTCCAGCAAGCAAGCTGTCTTACAACGGAATCAAAACTG TTATCGACATAGACACTCTTGGAACTTTCAATTTAAGCAAAGCAGTTTTCAACAAGTGCTTTAAG AACAATGGTGGTGGAAGTATCATAAACATAACAGCCACTCTTCATTACAATGGATGTCCTTATCAG TGCCATGCTGGTTGTGCCAAAGCAGCGATTG AGGCTATGATGAGACATCTTGCAGTGGAGTGGGGCCCACATGGCGTGCGTGTCAATTGTGTCGCTCCAGGACCTGTGGCAGATACTGAAGGTTTACACAGACTTG GAAAGAATCTCGACcccaattttgcaaagaagtTTCCTCTGCAGAGACTAGGTACCCGTCGAGAGATTGCTGATGCCACAGTCTTTCTTGCCAGTGGTGCTTCAGCACTTATGACAGCCAATACCCTGGTTGTAGATGGTGGGAGCTGGATGGCAGGATTTCCTCCCTTGACAGAAATGAAAGCTCACAGCAAATTGTGA